In the Wyeomyia smithii strain HCP4-BCI-WySm-NY-G18 chromosome 2, ASM2978416v1, whole genome shotgun sequence genome, one interval contains:
- the LOC129722327 gene encoding cyclin-dependent kinase 4: protein MASTKPNQSHQAASNTFQLSTNYEELNVIGTGAYGTVYKARDLSNEGNIVALKKVRVALTEDGVPMSTLREIALLKQLDAFQHPNVVKLLDVCHGPRLEGQLVLFLVFEHLEQDLDDYIKRLPPGGMPRMTIQRLSRELLTGVDFLHSHRIIHRDLKPQNLLISAQGRLKIADFGLAKTYDFEMKLTTVVVTLWYRAPEVLLGEPYHSSVDIWSSACIIAEMFQRVAIFPGTSEGNQLEKIFELTGRPSETQWPRGISVARENFRPTLPREPRELCHKLCDYSNDLLKKMLAFNPRERPSAFQCLQHAYFTEEPM from the exons ATGGCATCGACAAAGCCAAATCAGTCACATCAGGCCGCTAGCAACACATTTCAGCTCAGTACAAATTACGAGGAACTCAACGTGATCGGCACAG GTGCGTACGGCACCGTGTACAAAGCACGTGATCTTAGTAATGAAGGTAATATAGTGGCTTTGAAAAAGGTACGAGTTGCCTTGACCGAGGATGGTGTCCCGATGTCAACACTGAGAGAAATTGCTCTGCTGAAACAATTGGATGCGTTTCAACATCCAAACGTAGTTAA GTTATTAGACGTTTGTCATGGGCCGCGTTTAGAAGGACAACTGGTTTTGTTCCTCGTATTCGAGCATCTAGAACAGGATCTCGATGATTACATAAAGCGCTTACCTCCAGGAGGAATGCCAAGAATGACAATTCAG CGACTTTCTCGGGAATTGCTCACCGGAGTAGATTTCCTGCACTCGCACAGAATTATACACCGCGATCTGAAACCGCAGAATCTCCTTATTTCGGCGCAAGGCAGGCTCAAAATAGCAGACTTTGGGCTCGCCAAAACATAcgattttgagatgaaactgaCGACAGTAGTTGTTACACTCTGGTACCGAGCACCGGAGGTGCTACTTGGGGAGCCATATCACAGCTCAGTGGATATTTGGAGTTCAGCCTGTATTATCGCAGAAATGTTCCAGCGCGTTGCCATATTCCCTGGAACCTCAGAGGGAAATCAGCTGGAGAAAATTTTCGA ATTAACTGGACGTCCTTCCGAAACACAGTGGCCGCGAGGAATCTCGGTAGCGCGAGAAAATTTCCGACCAACATTACCCCGTGAGCCTCGTGAACTATGTCACAAATTGTGTGATTACTCTAACGATTTACTGAAGAAAATGCTGGCATTCAATCCAAGGGAGCGCCCGTCCGCTTTTCAGTGTCTTCAGCATGCGTATTTCACCGAGGAACCAATGTAG